The nucleotide sequence GGAGTCTTCTCTGTCATGGTTTGGAATTTTGAGGATGGTATAGAAGATGATATTAATGAACGGACCATCAATCTGAACTTTTCAGATCTCAATGTTCCCGTAAGCTCCAAACTTGTCCATTACAGAATAGATAAACATCACAGTAATGCCCATCAGGTCTGGGCAGAGATGGGTAAACCGAAGAGACCAACTCTCTCCCAAATTGAAGGGCTTCGTTCTAGAGAACATCTAGAAATGCTTGAGCCTGTCAAAGATATAGCGAAAACAACTGATTTGTTCCTGGCATTAGACATGCCAATGCATAGTATCTCTCTAGTAATGATTGTTCCTGCAAATGGAGAAGTTTTGGATACTCCCTCAATGCTAGAGGGCTCCAGAGAAATTGGTGGCAATGGAAATGAACAAGTTTTCCTTAGTTGGTCTCCAATTAAGTCAGATAGATTCTCGTACTATGAAGTATATCGAAGAGAAGTTGGGACGGAAAAATACACCAAAATTTCAACAGATTATTCTGTAGATATTAGTGTTTATGTGGACTCTACAGTACAACACCAAGTTTCTTATGAGTATGTAGTTACTGCTGTAGATTATTTTGGGCATACCAGTAACAAGAGTAGTTCTGTTGTTATTGATTAGATCTATATTTCAAAAAAGGAGAAAGAGATGAGAAAATTACGTAACGTGTTGTTTCTATTGCTAATTTTATTCAGCGTAGGTGCAGTTGCAAGTGCTCAGGGGCAGCAGGAGGCTGGAGATAAGGATGTCGAGATTGTATTTTGGTCTCATTTAGGAGAAAGTCCAGAATTTGTACATGCCTTTGCAGAAAAAGCTACCGAGGCCTTTGCTTCAATCGGTATGAATAATTTTACCGTTCGATCAGAAATTATTGACTACAGCAACTATGAACAGAAGTACCTAAGTGCTTTTTCAAGTGGAAAAGGGCCTGATATCTTCTTTGGTAGAGCTGCAGACTGGGCTCTTGACTATGGAATCAACCCTATTGCAGCTCCCTTCCGAGAAGATACTCAGAAAGTGTGGGATGAGGCCCTAATGGATCTTGTTTCAAAGCAGGGTGTGATTGATGGAAAGCGCTTTGGAATCCCCTATGAAGCTGGAGTAGGCCAGATGCTGTACTACAATAAGGATCACTTTATTGATGCAGGACTTGATCCTAATAATCCCCCCGAGACGCTTGAGGAGATGGCTGAATATGCTGAAGCTCTAACCAAACGCGATAAAAATGGGAAAATCACTCGCGGTGGATATGGAATGCGTTATTTAGGTCAAGGAGGAGGAATTTGGGATAAATTTAGAACAGTTTATCATCAGTTTGGGGCAGTTGCCCTTTCCCCAGACGGGAAAACTGCTGATGGCTATATCAATTCACCTGAATCACTGGCAGCATTTACGTATTTTAATGATCTTGTGCGTGTGCAGAAAGCTGTTAATACTTCATTTGACATGCCTGAAACAGCATTTAAACAAGGGCTTGTTTCAATGATTTATCGTGAGCCTTGGCTAATCACTTCAATTGCTGAAGAGGCTCCTAACCTTAATTATGGACTCGCACCAATTCCCTCTGGACCTGCAGGGCTAGTTGCCAAACAGATTCCCTTGGATGGTTGGAACTATCTAGTAAATAGCCAATCTAAATATGTTGACGAAATTATGGATATGTTGATTGCCTTCTGCAATGTAGAAAGTGATGTGTATATTCATCAATTCAGACAGACCCCTCCAGTGCTTGAAGCAGCTTATGATAGCGACTATGTGAAATCTCTTCCTTATGGAGACATTATCACAACATATGCGCAGAGTATTGTAAGTCCAGAGTACTACACAGTTGGTGCTAACCAAGCTGTAACGATTGCTGGTGAAGAACTTGTCAAAATGGTGTTAGGTGAGCAGACTCCAGAAGAAGCTGTTGCAAAAGCGGCAGATCGAATGGATGAAATGCTTGCAACTCTCTAATAATTAATAGCTCTGAAAGCAGGGGGAATAATGATGAAAATGATTGGCCAAAATTCTTTGAATAGAAAATATGCCATTGCAGGAATTCTTTTTGTAGCACCGGCGTTTATATACTATCTTGCGATTTTCTTCTATCCTCTGCTTTCAGCAGTTTATAGCTCATTCTTTAAAGTAAATATCCTTGCTAATCAATATACGTTTGTAGGGTTAAAGAACTATGTTGAGACTATTTCTAGCCAAGATTTTCAACATAGTGTTAAAGTCACATTTCTATACATTGGTATGTTTATACCAATTATTATGATAACAACTATTGCACTATCAATATTTGTAACACAATTCCCTTCAAGGATATCCGGATTTTTTATCGTTCTTTTTATTCTGCCTTTTATCTCAGCAAACGTAACGGCAGGTATGATATGGAATTTTATTCTGGATCCAGTTTTAGGAATTGTTAATAATCTGACAGGAAGTAGTCTTAAATGGTTTAGAGGGGCCGACACTGCGCTTTTCTCTGTTGTTATTGTTGGTCTTTGGCTACGGATAGGCTTTGATGTCCTGATCCTTGTAGGGAGTATCAGGGGTATCCCCCCAGAAGTGTATGAAGCTTCTAAGTTGGATGGGGCTCATGGGTTGAAACAATTCTTCTATATCACATACCCCCTTATCAATCCAACTGTAGTATTGGTGCTTACACTTGAAGTCATTCGCTCGTTTCGTGTGTTTGGTGAAATCATGTCCACGACGGGTGGGGGTCCAGGAGGAGCTACAAAATCACTGATGATCTATCTGATTAAGGATGTTTTTCCTTTAAGTTATGGAAGAGCTTCAGCAGTGAGTATCTTACTAGTTTTTTTCATGATTGTTCTAAGTCTGCTTCAGCGGTTCCTCAAAAAAAATGTTCAATATTAGGTGGTAGTGGTAATGTCAAAAACTTCGATAATAAAGCACAAGGAATATATGAGAATCTTACCAAAATTTAAGAACATTTCTATTAGTAGTCTGGTAATTACAACCATTCTAGCGTTATTTATTGTTATTCCATTTATTATGATGTTCTTAACTTCATTTAAGTCAATGCCAGAGATTTTTGATACGCCGAATCGTACACTTCTTACCCGAGTATTGCCCGATTCGTTCAATTTGGAAAATTATCGACTTATTATTACTGGTGAAGCGAAACAGCTCAATGGTATTTCATTCTTAGTTTTTATTAAAAATACGTTTATTACCTCAGTGGGAGCAATCATCCCGGCTATTCTAATGTCATGCTTAGCTGCATATGGATTTTCCAAGTTTTCTTTTCCTGGTAAAACTATATTCTATTACATGCTACTCATGTTACTCATGATCCCAATGGAAATGATTAGTATTCCTCTATTTCAAATCGTTGCTAAATGGGGGCTTGTTGATACATACGTTGGTATAATGTTACCCGGTGCCATTTCTGCTTTCGGAATTTTTCTTATGAAAGAGAATTACGATACCATACCAAAAGATTATATTGAAGCAGCTAGGATTGACGGTCAAAACGAATTCGGTATTTTTTTTAAAATTATTGTTCCTATGAGTACAGGAGCAATGATGACCTTTCTAGTAATTAAATTTACACAGAACTGGAATAGCTATTTTTGGCCTCTCCTTGTCGTAGGATCTGAGGAGAAGAAGACTGTAACCCTTGGGCTTTCAAAATTCACTTCTGATCTTTTCCAGCAGTGGAATGAGCTGACTGCAGCTGTCATTTTGAGTCTGCTCCCTACTCTTTTATTGTTTGTAATTTTTAAGGACAAAATTGTAAGTGGTCTAATGCGCTCTGGATTAAAGTAATGCCTGCTTGAAGACCAACTGGATATGAGAATGCTATCATTTTTTACGTCGTATAACGGGCAAAGGAATACTGTATGGATTTCACTATTGATGTAGTTAATGGGAAAAGGCCTTTTAAAAATTTCTGGAATGGTTCTGGTTTTTCTCCTGGTTCTTTGCTCCTAAATGCAGACATGCAACAACAAATGGCCTATGCCGGATCAATCCCGTTTCATGGGATACGGTATATAAGGATTCATTACTTGTTGGATCTTGTAAAAATAATGCATATTGATAGCGATAAGCCTCTATATCAGTGGGATGTATTAGATAAGTGTATTGACGTCCTTATTGAAAATAATCTCTTGCCTTTCTTTGAGTTGATGGGGAATCCAGAGGGATATTTTACTGATTTTACTGATAATGTGCAGGTAATGAAGTGGAGAGATTTTATCTTTCATTTAGTTCAGCATTTTATTGATAGGTATGGTATATCTTGTGTTTTGCAATGGTATTTTGAGACATGGAATGAACCAGATGGATCATGGTGGAAGCAGAGCGAAGAAGCTTTTTGCAACTATTATGATGCTTGCTCCGAAGGTTTGTCCATGGTACATACAGATTTGAAGTTCGGTGGTCCAGGAACTTGTATGGGCTTGTCCTCTATATTCAAATCGATTTTAGCTCATTGTGATACTGGCGTAAATTATTTTACAAAAATGCAAGGCACCCGATTGGATTTTATTTCAATTCACGAAAAGGGCATTCAGGCGTGTGTTGAAGACATTAATCCGAATAGCTTGAAAATCGTAGAAAAAGAACAGTTGCTTTATAATTATGTTGTTGCTAACCACCCTAGATTCAAAAGAATCCCTTTTATCAATAACGAGTGTGATCCTCAGGTTGGATGGTGGGATACGCATACCTGGAGAGCAAAATCATATCATGCTGCGATAGCCGTAAAAATTATACATCAGCATATAGAAGCTTTTCATGATAGGGGAGTGAGTTACCCTTTGCTCAGTAATGATAATGGGTTTGTTGGAGGGTGGGGCCGTAGAACGATGATGGCTCGCTTTGGTCTTGAAGAGGACCAAAAGGCACAAAATGAGTATAAGATTAGCGCTGATGAGTTTGAAGAAGATAAAAAACGAAGAACATTTGCCATGATAAAGAAGCCTATCTTAAGTGTTATGACTATGCTCTCTCTGTTGGGTAATGAGCGTTGTAGTATTGAATCTTCATCTAGTTTTTCTCAACCTAATATTGGGGTCATTGCAACTATGAAGCATGATCAACAGTTAGCTGTTTTGGTATACCATTCAAATGATGAAATTATGTCATCTGGCAATGAACCTGTGAACATCAAGATACTGGGAATACCTTTTTCTGAAGGGATACTTACTGAATATAGAGTTGAACAGGGATTTACAGATCCATTTTCACTTTGGGAGGCAGAAGGATTCCCTCAAGTTCCTGATGTCTCATTGCTTGAAAGAATGCGTGATGAAGCAGAATTGCAAGCGATTGGTAAGGGGCAACAACTTTCGATTTCTCATGGGGAATTAACAATTGAAACTATAATTCCAATACCATCAGTCAGGCTTTTCCTTTTCACTAAACAAAATAAGGAAAAGCCTCCAATGGTTGAACAACCTATTACAAAGATTTTTTCTGGTCTTGATCTGGAATATGAAGATGTGCTAATTAAATGGCCTAGTATTGATTTGCATAGTTTACAAACTTACGAAGTGCTTTATCGTAAAGAATCGAGTAGTGACTTTGAGCGAATCAATAAGGTTGATACCCAGTGTGCTCTGTGGCTTCACACTCGAAAGAAGGGAGAAGTAGGTGAGTACCGAGTAAGGGCAGTTGATTTCTGGGGGAATTGTGGAGATACCTCTATTTCTGCTCGAGGATTCAATGGATAGTCATATGTAAGTAGGATTTTGTTTTTAACGGAGTAGTTAACCAAAGACAAAGAAGGCCCAACACCTTATCCAGAAAAAGAAAGGGTGTTGGTTTTTTCTTTATTAACCACGAAGCCAAGAAAGAATAAAGGTTCAACTGAATACACATTATTGAAATGACGGTTTTCAATTCGCCCTGGTAATGGTTCTGTCGGAAATATTACTGAACAAGAACACGCGTACATAAGAGGTACCACAGACTCCCAGTTCAAGTCCGGGGTGGGATTCTTTTCATTATATGATTGAAATCATCCTCAGGAATCTTTATTCCTGAGGCATGTGCCATTGCTCGGCATCCTTAATGGAAGGAGGGAGCACAATTACCGAGGTCCTTCCAGACAGGATGGCATCTACATGCTTCTCGCTACAGACATCCTGCATTGCATATCCCTGACCCATGACCTGCCGATGAAGGTAGTAGTTCGATTTGAATATCGGCTATTTCTCATGGTCGGCGAGCAATTGGCTCTTGAGATCACGCAACTTGCCATCCTCCTGGTATTGATAGACATCAACTGCAGTGGAAGAAGGCCCTGTGGTCACCACCGCGAACGTCCTGCTGAGGAGGCTGCCATCCTTCTCCTTGTAATTGATGTTGTGGTCAATCCAAGTACCGGTATTCACATAGTAGTGGTCATTGCCATAGTCGTAGAACAATGGGACGTGGGTGTGTCCGAAGAGCACTACGCTGGTATCGCTTTCGGCCTTGTCGACTTCAAACTGCGCTCGTGCCTGACTTTCGAAATACTTGCTGTCGAGAGCACCCAAGGATGCAACCGCGAAGCTGGAATGCACTTTCACCCCATTAGCCTTCTGACGTGCTTCCCAAGTCCGTTGATAGTTCGGAAAGAGCACAGGAGCAGAAATTTCTCCCTGTTCGTTGCGTACCGGATACAAATCCTGGATCGAATAGGTATCGTTGTATCCATCAATGCGCATATCTAAAAGCTTGTCCGTGAATCCATCGGTTGGGGTGATGTTTTTGAATACTTTCTCCATGGTCCGATAGTAAGCATAGGCTCCGAATTGGTCAGGGTCGTTCACAGGGTCTGGAACAGTCTCGATCACCGGCATGTCGGCCTTGTATGTTGGTTTCCCCTTAAGTACATAGTCTGCTGCGAATCGAGCGTAGAAGTATCCCGGAGGAAACATGGTAGGGCCGTTGGTGAGATGAGCATTGGTTATGGTGTCTGGTGCTGAGAACACATCATACCGATGGCCATGCTCAATAACGATCTCGCCACGATCCCCGGTTCGGTACAATCCGACTCCGAGGTGTTGCGAACAGACTTTCATGCCTGGGATCGCCTCCTCGATGTATTGTATATTGACTGACATGTCATGGTTTCCGACGACATATACCAGATTGATGCCTGCATCCATGACTTCATTGAATGCGTCGACCAAATCCTTATTGTTTTCGATGTTTTTTCGGTAGAAATCGCCTCTGTCGGTTTCGACAAAGGAGAGCGGCAGGAACCATTCATCAAGGATGTCACCGTTGAGTACGACTTCCCGGACATCCGAAGTCACGGCGATGCGTTGTATGAATTCGATGAGATACGTCCGATTCTCCTGAATCTCCGCATAGGTATCTTCAAAGCCTGTGTGAAGGTCGCTGAGCACGATGATTTTGTCTCGAGTGTCTCCTGCAACCCAGAGCGGTTGTACCCCATCCGATGCTACTGTGTCCTGTTTTGACAAGGACGTGCATCCAACGAAGGTCATGACCAATAAAGCTACTGCAAGGTAAGAAAGTATACGTTTTACCATGGATTTTCTCCTACAAACTGATGCTGTAGTACACATCAATCTTTTAAGCGACTCAGCCTCAGTGAGAAGTCTCATGGGTGAACCTGTACTCCTCTGTGAATCTCAATAATTAGAATTTTCAGTATATCCGATATTTCCCTGAAAATTAATTTTTATACTTATTAGTGTCGTTATTCTACTTTCTTGCATGTGAAGTCTCTGTTCAAGGCCAGCTGAACATCCTGTGGTAAATGTGATGATTGTACCAATAGATGCAATCATCCAGCTCTGTACAGAAAACTGCAAAACGATGTTGAGATAGATGATTGTTACCAAAACGGTGGCAGTTGAGGAGAAAGAGTCTTCAAAGCGCGCGCTGTCACATACAGAAGTGTAAACTATAGCGTAACCAGAGCAGAGTATTTAGGAGAGCTGCAATATAAACCAAAGAAAACCGCTTTGTAATCATATGGCTATCTCTGTAAAAGAACGCTGGGTAACACTTTGTATCCATAAAGAATATAGCAGAAGAACTGAAAATGCTTAGCCGAAATTACCTGTAACAACTCAGTAAGTCTGGTACTTGAGGCGTTTCCATGTAATATTCTTGGTAAGCATTACTACAACGGAAGGTGTTATGAAGAAGTGTAAAGCGATACTGAAAGACAATGAGGTAGTGGCGTTCTTATTAGGTACCTACGTGATTTCTTGGTTGATCTGGATGCCTTTTGTGATCTTTTCTCAGGGATGGATGAAAGGCCTTGGAAGTTTCGGCCCAACTATCTCTGCTCTCCTGATCACAGGGATAACCAAAGGAAGCAGTGGCCTAAAAGAACTATTTGCCAAGGTTCTTATCTGGAAGGTGCACATTTTCTGGTATGTGTTCAGTCTTTTCAGTACGTTGGGTGCTATTGTACTATCGTTGGGTATGTACCGATTGATGGGGGGAGAAGTGGTGAATACCAACGACCCTGGACAATGGTACCTTATTCCCGTGATATTCCTGTATGTCCTGTTCTTCAGTGTGGCTGGAGAAGAATTTGGGTGGAGGGGATTCCTCCTTCCCCGGTTGCAGAAACAGTATAGTGCACTCTCTGCCAGTCTGATCATCGGATTGTTCTGGGGATTTTGGCATCTGCCTCTTTTTCTCATACCAGGCGACTTCCACGAACAGATTCCCTTCTTGCTATTCATCCTTCAGGATGTGGCACTCGCGGTCATTCTGACTTGGATCTATAACAATACCCGCGGCAGTCTGTTGTTGGTACACCTATTCCATGCTGCGAGTAATGCCACGGTAGGTCTTTTACCCATACTTCCCATGAAGCCTGGCGACAGCCTCATGCCGCTGTATATCACTGTTGCGGTCCTGGTATTGGTAGCCATATCTATAGTTGTCATATACGGGCCTAGAACCCTCTCAAGGGCAAGACCTGAAAACATTTAAGAGTCACAGCAACATGACTTTTTCATGACCAAGACATGACTTTATCCACTTATACCATGCTAGAGGTGCGGGATATCCTGTACCTGCCCGGGAAAACTTGGTGAAGGCTGACTTTATATTAAGTCGCTTACAGAAAATTACTGAGATAACGGGTCATCTAGATGCGGTGTCGAGGAGGATACTATGATAGGATATGAAACAGCGGAGTACCATACAATCCACAGTGTTTGTAGTAAAGAAGGGCTCGATACAGAATATGTTCTGTATAAGGTCAATGCTGAGGGAAAGAAAACACGTTGGAGACTGGTCCAGGCAATTTTGGCTGTGCTGCGTTGAAACAGTAGGATGGTGTGGTGGTTCTCGTCAGTATGGAGAAGACATGAACAAGATTCGGGTGATGATCGCAGATGACCAGGCAATAGTGGCACAAGGATTGGGTGCTTTGTTGTCGGTGGAAGACGATATGGAAGTGGTGAAGATTGTCGATAATGGGCAGAAAGTTCTGGAAGAACTGGAAAAGCAGCCTGTCGATGTGATTCTCATGGATATCAGGATGCCTGTCATGAACGGAGTGGAATGCACAGGGCACGTATGCGAAAAATATCCCGATACCAAGGTGTTGATACTCACGACCTTTGATGATGACGATTATATCAGCAAGGCCATTGGCAATGGGGCCTCCGGCTATATGCTGAAAGACCTTACGGCAGAAAAACTCACGGCTGCAGTACGGAACGTGCACATCGGTAATTCTGTGCTGGACCAGCTTATTACCAAGAAGATTGTAGGATATACAGGTGCAATAAGGGAAAAACGTATATGTATTAAGACTGAAAACGGTGAAGTGCTTACCACAAGGGAGATGGATATTCTAAAGCTTGTTGCACGTGGTTTGAACAATACGGAGATAGCAGATGCACTGTGTTTATCCTTGGGAACGGTCAAGAACTACATAACTTCTCTCTATGACAAGCTTGGAATAAAGGGCCGGCCCAAACTGATGTCGTTTGCACTAGAGAAAGGGCTTATGGGGGACGGGGGAAGTACCGGATGATTTTTTGGCATATCCTTCCCGCATTACTGCTTATCCTCACGCTTCAAGTCATACTCCAATACAGGTTGATACCTGAATGTCTTGGAAATAGTGAGCTTTCAAAAAATGTCAAGATTTTCTGGGTTGTTATTTTGCTCCTCAGTCTCCCTGGGATAATTGCCTACCTTCTTGCATTCCAGAAGGAAGTGAGAGCCGAAAGAGCTCATGGTTTGAGGCCACAATTAAATCGGAATATTGAAGAGAGTATATTCCTGGGTCTTCTGATGGCTTTTTTGTTGTATGTTATTGCAATCGTACGGGTAAACCCTGGGAACCTAACGATAGCGAGCATCCTGACGGCATGTCTTGTCATAATGATAGGTATACATTATTTACCTCATGAGAGGTTCCAAGTGCTGCGAGGCGTTCTGCCTTATATTCTTGCCATTCTCATCATAGGACAAGACTATTTCTCTGTTTCTGAGGAGTACGGATTCGTCGTACTTCTCACGGTAGCATTGGTGATCATTGAATACAGTCTTAGGTATAATTGCATCTATTTCTGGGTGCCTCTTATCCTGTATCAGGCGGTGGCTCTTTTTAAGATAAAGGTAAGCCAAGGGTACTTGGATGGAGATTTTATTGCCGGATATATCTTAAGCAATACCGTGACGTACTGTTTTGTCGCAGCTACGTTCTATTTTGCGAAGAGACAGCTCATTCAGAATAATCAACTTCATTATCTTATGAGAGAACTCAAAGGCAAGACAATGCAACTTGAGGAAGCTGGTATTTTGAAGGAACGTAGCCGCATCGCCCGGGAAATCCATGACACACTTGGGCACTCACTGACCGGTGCAATAATACAGCTTGAGGTTGCCAGAAAACTCATCGATAAGAATTCAGATAAAGCCCTGGAAGCGATTATTCGGAGTCAAGAGATTACAAGATCTGGGTTCAATGATGTGAAAAGGGCTATAAAAGCACTAAACCCATTGGGCATTGAAGAGCTGTCGCTCTCAGAATGTGTACACCAATTGATACAAGAAGCCCGAGACAGCTACAATTTCCATATTGAACATGATATCGATCTTCTTGATAACCTCCCAGATACTCTAAAAATACCTATCTATAGAATAGTCCAAGAGCTTATTACCAACAGCATACGGCATGGAGAGGCTAGCAGTATGGAACTCACCATGGAATGCCATGATAATACCCTGAGGATACAGAGCCATGACAACGGTAAAGGATGTGCCAAGCTACAGGAAGGCAATGGGCTGAGAGGTATTAGAGCGAGAATCGACCAACTCGACGGACAGGTATATTTCTCATCACAAGAAGGCAAGGGCTTTACTGTTCTTATCTACATCCCTTTGAAAGGGTGAATAGTATGTGGGATTGGATAGGAATATACAGGGATCTATGTAGCTGAGTTCAACGATGCATCCCTGCCACTTGACCTACGATAAGCCTACAGCTGACCTATGCAGCCCCTGCCAACAAGAGCTGCTGACAAGGGAAATTGAAAACTATCAGGGTTTGCTGGATGTATGGGAAGTTAGTCTTGTCCTTCAATCCCCATCATATATGAAGATGCAGTAACCCTTTACGGAATTGCTTGACCCAAGGCAACATTACCTATTACCTTCGACCAGTTCTCATTCGCTCGAGGTTTCTCAAATTCCTTCACAGCATGAAAAATCAGGGAACAAATAGATTGGGTCATGAACACCTTCCTGACGACATTGAAGGAGTTTCCCCAGATCCTTGTTGGTGATATCTTCTTAAACTGGGAGTTGCAATCCCTGCTCTTTCGCTCGTTTGATGCAGAGTGCAACGGCATCCCTGGATCAGGATAGGATGGTTGCAATCGATCGCTGAATAAATCCTCAGCAATATAAACGCAGGATTTCCTTGAAATTGGTCATAATCGACCTCCTTGGATTGATATCTACATGCTATACATTCATATATAAGGTTTATCATCGCTTGGTTCCTACTGGTAGGATTTTCTCCGTTGGGTGGCTGGGTTTTTACAGGTCAACTGGCTGGGAATTGTCAGCGAACTCATGTAGCAACTAATATTCGTTTATCTTAAAACATGTTTTCATTGAAAGTGGGAAATCCTTGCTGATAGTGATGACCTTCACAGTTGACAGGTGATACAAGCAGGGCTACTGTTTTTTCAGGTGCAAAGCACAAGGAGGAGCAGATGAATTTGTGGTGGATCTTTGTAATTGTCGGGATTCTCTTCATGGCTATGGAGATCATAACACCCGGCTTCATTGTCATGTGGTTCGGCATTGCAACTATCGTTGCTGCGATACCCGTATACTTTGGTGCTTCAACCTCAGTTGTGCTGATTGTCTTCGCCGTCACTCTACTCATTCTGACTGTGTTTGTACGCAGAATCTTTATCAATCGCTTTGTTGGTAAAGAAGGTGTCAGAACAAACGCTTCCTCCTTGATCGGCCAGCAGGCTGTGGTCGTCGAGACCATCGATCCGTTGAAATCAACCGGAAAGGTCAGGGTGCGCAAGGAAGTATGGAGTGCAGTCGCCAAGGAGAATGAACCAATTGCCGTCGGACAGATTGTTGTAGTGAAAGCTCTGGACGGGGTGAAATTGATGGTGGAAAAGGAGTAGGGGATGGAAGAG is from uncultured Sphaerochaeta sp. and encodes:
- a CDS encoding extracellular solute-binding protein; translation: MRKLRNVLFLLLILFSVGAVASAQGQQEAGDKDVEIVFWSHLGESPEFVHAFAEKATEAFASIGMNNFTVRSEIIDYSNYEQKYLSAFSSGKGPDIFFGRAADWALDYGINPIAAPFREDTQKVWDEALMDLVSKQGVIDGKRFGIPYEAGVGQMLYYNKDHFIDAGLDPNNPPETLEEMAEYAEALTKRDKNGKITRGGYGMRYLGQGGGIWDKFRTVYHQFGAVALSPDGKTADGYINSPESLAAFTYFNDLVRVQKAVNTSFDMPETAFKQGLVSMIYREPWLITSIAEEAPNLNYGLAPIPSGPAGLVAKQIPLDGWNYLVNSQSKYVDEIMDMLIAFCNVESDVYIHQFRQTPPVLEAAYDSDYVKSLPYGDIITTYAQSIVSPEYYTVGANQAVTIAGEELVKMVLGEQTPEEAVAKAADRMDEMLATL
- a CDS encoding sugar ABC transporter permease, translating into MMKMIGQNSLNRKYAIAGILFVAPAFIYYLAIFFYPLLSAVYSSFFKVNILANQYTFVGLKNYVETISSQDFQHSVKVTFLYIGMFIPIIMITTIALSIFVTQFPSRISGFFIVLFILPFISANVTAGMIWNFILDPVLGIVNNLTGSSLKWFRGADTALFSVVIVGLWLRIGFDVLILVGSIRGIPPEVYEASKLDGAHGLKQFFYITYPLINPTVVLVLTLEVIRSFRVFGEIMSTTGGGPGGATKSLMIYLIKDVFPLSYGRASAVSILLVFFMIVLSLLQRFLKKNVQY
- a CDS encoding carbohydrate ABC transporter permease; the protein is MSKTSIIKHKEYMRILPKFKNISISSLVITTILALFIVIPFIMMFLTSFKSMPEIFDTPNRTLLTRVLPDSFNLENYRLIITGEAKQLNGISFLVFIKNTFITSVGAIIPAILMSCLAAYGFSKFSFPGKTIFYYMLLMLLMIPMEMISIPLFQIVAKWGLVDTYVGIMLPGAISAFGIFLMKENYDTIPKDYIEAARIDGQNEFGIFFKIIVPMSTGAMMTFLVIKFTQNWNSYFWPLLVVGSEEKKTVTLGLSKFTSDLFQQWNELTAAVILSLLPTLLLFVIFKDKIVSGLMRSGLK
- a CDS encoding metallophosphoesterase; translated protein: MVKRILSYLAVALLVMTFVGCTSLSKQDTVASDGVQPLWVAGDTRDKIIVLSDLHTGFEDTYAEIQENRTYLIEFIQRIAVTSDVREVVLNGDILDEWFLPLSFVETDRGDFYRKNIENNKDLVDAFNEVMDAGINLVYVVGNHDMSVNIQYIEEAIPGMKVCSQHLGVGLYRTGDRGEIVIEHGHRYDVFSAPDTITNAHLTNGPTMFPPGYFYARFAADYVLKGKPTYKADMPVIETVPDPVNDPDQFGAYAYYRTMEKVFKNITPTDGFTDKLLDMRIDGYNDTYSIQDLYPVRNEQGEISAPVLFPNYQRTWEARQKANGVKVHSSFAVASLGALDSKYFESQARAQFEVDKAESDTSVVLFGHTHVPLFYDYGNDHYYVNTGTWIDHNINYKEKDGSLLSRTFAVVTTGPSSTAVDVYQYQEDGKLRDLKSQLLADHEK
- a CDS encoding type II CAAX endopeptidase family protein; this translates as MKKCKAILKDNEVVAFLLGTYVISWLIWMPFVIFSQGWMKGLGSFGPTISALLITGITKGSSGLKELFAKVLIWKVHIFWYVFSLFSTLGAIVLSLGMYRLMGGEVVNTNDPGQWYLIPVIFLYVLFFSVAGEEFGWRGFLLPRLQKQYSALSASLIIGLFWGFWHLPLFLIPGDFHEQIPFLLFILQDVALAVILTWIYNNTRGSLLLVHLFHAASNATVGLLPILPMKPGDSLMPLYITVAVLVLVAISIVVIYGPRTLSRARPENI
- a CDS encoding response regulator transcription factor, whose protein sequence is MNKIRVMIADDQAIVAQGLGALLSVEDDMEVVKIVDNGQKVLEELEKQPVDVILMDIRMPVMNGVECTGHVCEKYPDTKVLILTTFDDDDYISKAIGNGASGYMLKDLTAEKLTAAVRNVHIGNSVLDQLITKKIVGYTGAIREKRICIKTENGEVLTTREMDILKLVARGLNNTEIADALCLSLGTVKNYITSLYDKLGIKGRPKLMSFALEKGLMGDGGSTG
- a CDS encoding sensor histidine kinase; the encoded protein is MLRGVLPYILAILIIGQDYFSVSEEYGFVVLLTVALVIIEYSLRYNCIYFWVPLILYQAVALFKIKVSQGYLDGDFIAGYILSNTVTYCFVAATFYFAKRQLIQNNQLHYLMRELKGKTMQLEEAGILKERSRIAREIHDTLGHSLTGAIIQLEVARKLIDKNSDKALEAIIRSQEITRSGFNDVKRAIKALNPLGIEELSLSECVHQLIQEARDSYNFHIEHDIDLLDNLPDTLKIPIYRIVQELITNSIRHGEASSMELTMECHDNTLRIQSHDNGKGCAKLQEGNGLRGIRARIDQLDGQVYFSSQEGKGFTVLIYIPLKG
- a CDS encoding NfeD family protein, with the protein product MNLWWIFVIVGILFMAMEIITPGFIVMWFGIATIVAAIPVYFGASTSVVLIVFAVTLLILTVFVRRIFINRFVGKEGVRTNASSLIGQQAVVVETIDPLKSTGKVRVRKEVWSAVAKENEPIAVGQIVVVKALDGVKLMVEKE